A window of the Pararge aegeria chromosome 2, ilParAegt1.1, whole genome shotgun sequence genome harbors these coding sequences:
- the LOC120634055 gene encoding protein RRNAD1-like isoform X1: MHSQVETIESTIDMCLKVIKMFEWLLDLYVLDFFVDNHWEKLPATWQQSLEKLDPKDLGDILSGNKTVHILPLSLLALFKTIKSLNIPRQGYNSIRSNKVINKCSCDHPKLKNLFIKHVKLKKRHEANTMAEFVSIYARQSNCNAVVDFGSGLGHLIRILSYKYNVHSVGIEMQTRLTEEARKLDSELEYTVKKYLTEEQMSNLIRPIHCNITLSSIEQLRELALPVSVLNYGLIGLHPCGDLGPLLIKHFVNSNEVKFICVVGCCYMKLSCKGESCSYPMSRYVGGLDCGLSYISREISCHAIETYCERLCRGEYNDLKVHAFRAALEKLLVQLDPELKHMPVRSVKHTNNMTFNSYCEAALNQISVQPLEYDSVKEDLGQWKKVVILYTLRLALAPLVETVILLDRVLFMLENNISCAIYPVFDPKISPRNHIIVGRKL; the protein is encoded by the exons ATGCATTCTCAAGTGGAAACTATCGAGTCAACGATAGACATgtgtttaaaagttataaaaatgtttgaatgGCTCTTGGATCTTTATGTTTTG GATTTCTTTGTGGACAATCACTGGGAAAAACTACCAGCAACATGGCAACAGAGCTTAGAAAAACTAGACCCAAAAGATCTGGGGGACATTCTCTCAGGAAACAAAACAGTACATATCTTGCCCCTTTCACTTCTTGCACTTTTCAAGACTATTAAAAGCTTAAATATACCTCGACAAGGCTACAACAGTATAAGAAGTAATAAGGTTATCAACAAATGTAGCTGTGACCATCCCAAACTAAAGAATCTATTTATAAAGCATGTCAAGTTGAAGAAAAGACATGAAGCGAATACAATGGCTGAGTTTGTCAGTATATACGCCAGACAGAGCAATTGTAACGCTGTTGTAGATTTTGGGTCTGGCTTAGGACATCTTATTAGAATATtgtcttataaatataatgtccATTCAGTAGGCATTGAGATGCAAACCCGACTGACAGAGGAAGCTAG GAAGCTTGACTCGGAACTAGAATACACCGTCAAAAAATATCTCACGGAGGAGCAAATGTCTAATCTTATCAGGCCAATACACTGTAATATAACTCTGTCATCTATAGAGCAATTGCGAGAACTAGCACTGCCAGTTAGTGTGCTGAATTATGGGCTTATTGGTCTGCATCCCTGCGGAGATTTAGGCCCATTGCTGATCAAGCATTTTGTTAATTCCAATGag GTCAAGTTCATATGCGTAGTCGGTTGTTGTTACATGAAGCTGTCATGCAAAGGGGAATCTTGTAGCTATCCCATGAGCCGGTATGTGGGTGGCTTGGACTGTGGACTTTCGTACATCAGCAGAGAGATCTCTTGTCACGCTATAGAAACCTATTGCGAGAGGCTGTGTAGAGGGGAATATAACGATTTAAag GTACATGCCTTCAGAGCTGCCCTGGAGAAGTTACTAGTGCAGTTAGATCCAGAACTAAAGCATATGCCCGTCAGGAGTGTCAAACATACCAACAACATGACTTtcaacag TTATTGTGAGGCTGCTCTCAACCAGATATCCGTTCAACCTTTAGAGTACGATTCCGTGAAAGAAGATTTAGGGCAGTGGAAAAAAGTCGTGATACTCTATACATTGCGACTTGCTCTAGCACCTTTAGTTGAGACCGTGATATTGCTGGATCGCGTTCTCTTTATGCTGGAAAATA ATATATCCTGCGCAATATACCCGGTGTTTGATCCGAAAATATCGCCACGCAATCATATAATTGTAGGAAGAAAattgtga
- the LOC120634050 gene encoding GPI mannosyltransferase 4, which produces MFLKTNILKAIAFKNPVRLPLSYWILAFLRFVLTLLPQSGYIHPDEFFQNVEVISGDIFMIDVARTWEFNPKFPIRNILVPKLILGPPLHLIRIANPYMKYYFNIDLRTPYFLLAIPRLFICLLSFTNDYCLYKICVLYGQNFRNRLKIFASSYVVLVYCCRSFSNSFEMIFFSILLLLVAKCMYKSDKVIYHNEFLNEKYKQAKTPVEKVKIFKLKTHLPNHSLNYVIILATIVVVGIFNRPTFVGFAFAPIFFWLHRGLGSKVIGFKDFHYRIILFILSGVPILLLLIVIDSSYYGYLTMADIEMLKISWDNWVVTPLNFLRYNSDLKNLNTHGLHPRWLHVAVNIPLLFNVLGVMAFSILLIQAYRFIRGQYSKLPKVQSITGLMLFSLIIPVAVLSLFPHQEARFIIPVLTPLVYLYGSHFYPNDSDGIKFKRLKKTLLYVWYALNIILTVFFGFIHQGGLYPFARNLHREIKSMYGYHFHVITTHSYSIPTFLLQLESTSKIYKDNKTGQTYRLAPTTFIHKYGSMPMKHLFTKVNDVFTNAELLLHKRKRQYRFYIASPCSLEYEMRQEANKYNMIQVTKDITYYPHFSSEAFPKFPNIHDQFCLENNSIQTNQSQAVDLNMLQRISCFLKKFCLRVYRVSPTIKS; this is translated from the exons ATGTTTTTAAAAACGAACATCCTTAAAGCGATTGCTTTCAAGAATCCTGTAAGATTACCACTATCATATTGGATATTAGCTTTCTTAAGATTTGTGCTGACTTTATTGCCTCAAAGTGGATACATACATCCAGATGAATTCTTTCAAAATGTAGAAGTCATTTCGG gagATATTTTCATGATCGATGTAGCTAGAACATGGGAATTCAACCCAAAATTTCCTATACGTAATATTTTAGTACCAAAATTAATACTAGGTCCCCCTCTTCATCTTATTCGCATAGCTAATCCCtacatgaaatattatttcaatattgatTTACGAACACCATACTTCTTACTTGCTATCCCTAGGTTATTTATCTGCTTGCTATCATTTACAAACGATTattgtttgtataaaatatgtgttCTCTATGGACAGAATTTCAGGAATAGGTTAAAAATATTTGCCAGTTCCTATGTTGTTTTAGTCTATTGCTGTCGTAGTTTTTCAAATTCTTTTgagatgatatttttttctatacttttattattggtTGCAAAATGTATGTATAAGTCAGATAAGGTTATTTATcacaatgaatttttaaatgagAAATATAAGCAAGCCAAAACACCTGTGGAGAAGGTgaagatttttaaattgaaaacgcatCTGCCCAACCACTCTCTTAACTATGTAATAATTCTTGCAACTATTGTTGTTGTGGGTATTTTTAACCGTCCTACATTTGTTGGTTTTGCATTCGCCCCTATATTCTTCTGGTTACATCGAGGATTGGGGTCCAAAGTCATTGGTTTTAAAGATTTCCattatagaattattttattcattctcTCCGGTGTACCAATCCTTTTGTTGCTTATTGTAATAGACTCTAGTTATTATGGTTATTTGACAATGGCAGATATTGAAATGTTAAAGATATCTTGGGATAACTGGGTTGTCACTCCATTAAACTTTCTGCGATATAATTCTGACCTGAAGAATCTCAATACGCATGGACTGCACCCACGCTGGCTCCATGTAGCTGTCAATATACCACTGCTGTTTAACGTTTTGGGAGTCATGGCCTTTTCTATCCTGCTCATACAAGCTTACAG ATTCATCAGAGGCCAGTACAGTAAATTACCTAAAGTCCAGAGTATCACTGGTCTCATGCTATTTTCACTGATAATTCCAGTAGCCGTACTCTCACTGTTCCCACATCAAGAAGCGCGCTTCATCATACCAGTACTAACACCACTTGTGTATTTATATGGAAGTCACTTTTACCCCAACGACAGTGATGGGATCAAGTTCAAACGCTTAAAGAAAACTCTGCTCTACGTATGGTATGCCTTGAACATAATACTAACTGTATTTTTTGGATTCATACACCAAGGTGGTTTATATCCATTTGCAAGAAACCTTCACCGGGAAATCAAAAGTATGTATGGATATCACTTCCACGTGATTACAACCCATAGTTACAGCATACCAACATTTTTGCTGCAGTTGGAGAGCacaagtaaaatttataaggaTAACAAAACAGGACAAACTTATAGGCTGGCCCCAACTACCTTCATACATAAATATGGTTCGATGCCAATGAAGCATTTGTTTACAAAAGTAAATGACGTATTTACTAACGCTGAACTCTTATTACATAAACGTAAAAGGCAGTATAGGTTTTATATTGCATCGCCGTGCTCGCTGGAATATGAAATGAGACAAGAAGCTAATAAATACAACATGATACAAGTAACCAAAGACATTACATACTACCCTCATTTTTCATCGGAAGCATTCCCGAAATTTCCCAACATACACGATCAGTTTTGTCTTGAAAATAACTCTATACAGACCAATCAATCTCAAGCTGTAGATCTGAATATGCTGCAACGAATATcatgttttcttaaaaagtttTGCCTAAGAGTTTATCGTGTTAGCCCAACAATTAAGTCTTAA
- the LOC120634055 gene encoding protein RRNAD1-like isoform X2, translated as MAATCTSEPRVDFFVDNHWEKLPATWQQSLEKLDPKDLGDILSGNKTVHILPLSLLALFKTIKSLNIPRQGYNSIRSNKVINKCSCDHPKLKNLFIKHVKLKKRHEANTMAEFVSIYARQSNCNAVVDFGSGLGHLIRILSYKYNVHSVGIEMQTRLTEEARKLDSELEYTVKKYLTEEQMSNLIRPIHCNITLSSIEQLRELALPVSVLNYGLIGLHPCGDLGPLLIKHFVNSNEVKFICVVGCCYMKLSCKGESCSYPMSRYVGGLDCGLSYISREISCHAIETYCERLCRGEYNDLKVHAFRAALEKLLVQLDPELKHMPVRSVKHTNNMTFNSYCEAALNQISVQPLEYDSVKEDLGQWKKVVILYTLRLALAPLVETVILLDRVLFMLENNISCAIYPVFDPKISPRNHIIVGRKL; from the exons ATGGCAGCTACGTGTACGTCAGAACCGCGGGTG GATTTCTTTGTGGACAATCACTGGGAAAAACTACCAGCAACATGGCAACAGAGCTTAGAAAAACTAGACCCAAAAGATCTGGGGGACATTCTCTCAGGAAACAAAACAGTACATATCTTGCCCCTTTCACTTCTTGCACTTTTCAAGACTATTAAAAGCTTAAATATACCTCGACAAGGCTACAACAGTATAAGAAGTAATAAGGTTATCAACAAATGTAGCTGTGACCATCCCAAACTAAAGAATCTATTTATAAAGCATGTCAAGTTGAAGAAAAGACATGAAGCGAATACAATGGCTGAGTTTGTCAGTATATACGCCAGACAGAGCAATTGTAACGCTGTTGTAGATTTTGGGTCTGGCTTAGGACATCTTATTAGAATATtgtcttataaatataatgtccATTCAGTAGGCATTGAGATGCAAACCCGACTGACAGAGGAAGCTAG GAAGCTTGACTCGGAACTAGAATACACCGTCAAAAAATATCTCACGGAGGAGCAAATGTCTAATCTTATCAGGCCAATACACTGTAATATAACTCTGTCATCTATAGAGCAATTGCGAGAACTAGCACTGCCAGTTAGTGTGCTGAATTATGGGCTTATTGGTCTGCATCCCTGCGGAGATTTAGGCCCATTGCTGATCAAGCATTTTGTTAATTCCAATGag GTCAAGTTCATATGCGTAGTCGGTTGTTGTTACATGAAGCTGTCATGCAAAGGGGAATCTTGTAGCTATCCCATGAGCCGGTATGTGGGTGGCTTGGACTGTGGACTTTCGTACATCAGCAGAGAGATCTCTTGTCACGCTATAGAAACCTATTGCGAGAGGCTGTGTAGAGGGGAATATAACGATTTAAag GTACATGCCTTCAGAGCTGCCCTGGAGAAGTTACTAGTGCAGTTAGATCCAGAACTAAAGCATATGCCCGTCAGGAGTGTCAAACATACCAACAACATGACTTtcaacag TTATTGTGAGGCTGCTCTCAACCAGATATCCGTTCAACCTTTAGAGTACGATTCCGTGAAAGAAGATTTAGGGCAGTGGAAAAAAGTCGTGATACTCTATACATTGCGACTTGCTCTAGCACCTTTAGTTGAGACCGTGATATTGCTGGATCGCGTTCTCTTTATGCTGGAAAATA ATATATCCTGCGCAATATACCCGGTGTTTGATCCGAAAATATCGCCACGCAATCATATAATTGTAGGAAGAAAattgtga